The proteins below come from a single Tachysurus fulvidraco isolate hzauxx_2018 chromosome 13, HZAU_PFXX_2.0, whole genome shotgun sequence genomic window:
- the LOC113652534 gene encoding extracellular calcium-sensing receptor-like, translating to MLFLVLLLSLHNAKGENCYILENAGNPLLSKDGDVIIGAIFAIHDGTQMQLLTYTEKPQPLICIRLNLSEFRLAQTLIFAIEEINRSNHLLPNITIGYRIYDNCLSRLLSMKAAMALMNGQDMTADGACSGQAVVQAIIGESESTPTIVLTKTTGPFYIPVVSYAATCDCLSNRKEYPSFFRTIASDYYQSRALAYMVKHFGWSWVGTVNSDNDYGNSGMAIFLNAAKEQGICVEYSEKFDRSDTAKITKVVDIIKQGTAKVIIIFLAHFDMKILIEQLILKNVTGYQMIGVEAWITSVNILTPASYNVFAGSIGFAIGKLNIAGFADYAVNEFWQTAIPCSYADGNIFQTTEKNCSKYKDIIQLKSYTEDIAEQRYANNMYNAVYAVAHSLHSLLRCTENQSCEKEKKIQPWQVVQSLKKVNFTTKIGDHILFDSTGATAAKYDVVNWQRGFNGEVEFKVVGYYDASLPAGQQFVLNAEDIVWAGEKREKPRSVCSESCPPGTRKAAQKGRPVCCYDCIPCAEGEISNQTDSNNCEQCPGEYWSNAERDKCVLKVIEFLSFTEVMGIILVVFSLTGATLTVLVAILFLIEKDTPIVKANNSELSFLLLFSLTLCFLCSLTFIGRPSQWSCMLRHTAFGITFVLCISCVLGKTVVVLMAFRATLPGSNVMKWFGPLQQRLSVLAFTLIQVLICVLWLTVSPPFPYKNMNYYKEKIILECSLGSAIGFWAVLGYIGVLAFLCFVLAFLARKLPDNFNEAKFITFSILIFCAVWITFIPAYVSSPGKFTVAVEIFAILASSFALLFCIFTPKCYIILFKPELNTKKNMMGKTASKSL from the exons aCTTAACCTCAGTGAATTCCGCCTTGCTCAGACCTTGATTTTTGCCATTGAAGAAATCAACAGAAGCAACCACTTGCTCCCAAATATCACAATTGGATACAGAATTTATGACAATTGTCTCTCAAGATTGCTATCTATGAAAGCAGCCATGGCTTTGATGAATGGTCAGGATATGACAGCAGATGGTGCCTGTTCTGGACAAGCAGTAGTACAAGCCATCATAGGAGAGTCAGAGTCTACTCCTACTATAGTACTTACAAAAACCACAGGACCATTTTATATCCCAGTG GTAAGTTATGCTGCCACATGTGACTGTTTAAGCAACAGAAAAGAGTACCCTTCATTCTTCAGGACCATAGCGAGTGATTATTACCAAAGTAGAGCTCTGGCATATATGGTCAAGCACTTTGGCTGGTCTTGGGTGGGAACTGTGAACAGTGATAATGATTATGGAAACAGTGGAAtggccatttttttaaatgcagccAAAGAACAGGGAATATGTGTTGAGTACTCTGAGAAGTTCGACCGGTCAGACACTGCCAAAATCACAAAAGTGGTAGATATTATAAAGCAAGGCACAGCCAAAGTAATTATAATATTTCTTGCCCACTTTGATATGAAAATTCTAATAGAACAGCTTATTCTGAAGAATGTCACCGGCTACCAGATGATTGGTGTTGAGGCATGGATTACTTCTGTCAACATATTAACACCAGCAAGTTACAATGTATTTGCTGGATCCATTGGTTTTGCTATAGGAAAATTGAACATTGCTGGTTTTGCTGACTATGCTGTCAATGAATTTTGGCAAACAGCAATCCCTTGCTCGTATGCAGATGGTAACATTTTTCAaacaactgaaaaaaactgCAGCAAATATAAAGATATTATTCAACTAAAAAGCTACACAGAAGATATAGCAGAACAGAGATATGCAAATAATATGTACAATGCAGTTTATGCTGTGGCACATTCTCTACACAGCCTGCTAAGATGCACAGAAAACCAAAgttgtgagaaagagaaaaaaatacaaccatGGCAG gttGTTCAGTCTCTAAAAAAGGTAAATTTTACCACTAAAATAGGAGACCATATTTTGTTTGACAGCACTGGGGCAACGGCTGCAAAGTATGATGTGGTTAACTGGCAACGAGGTTTCAATGGAGAAGTGGAGTTTAAGGTTGTGGGCTATTATGATGCCTCTCTGCCAGCTGGACAACAATTTGTTCTAAATGCTGAAGATATAGTCTGGgctggagagaaaagagag AAGCCGAGGTCTGTGTGCAGTGAGAGCTGTCCACCAGGAACCAGGAAAGCTGCACAGAAAGGAAGGCCTGTCTGCTGCTATGATTGTATACCATGTGCAGAAGGAGAGATCAGTAACCAGACAG ATTCAAATAACTGTGAGCAGTGTCCAGGAGAATATTGGTCTAATGCTGAACgagataaatgtgtgttaaaGGTCATAGAGTTTCTTTCATTTACAGAGGTTATGGGGATAATACTGGTAGTTTTTTCTTTGACAGGAGCTACATTAACTGTGTTAGTagctattttatttctaatagaAAAAGACACTCCCATTGTTAAAGCCAACAACTCTGAGCTGAGCTTCCTGCTGTTattctctctgactctgtgcttcCTATGTTCACTTACTTTCATTGGTCGGCCTTCTCAGTGGTCCTGTATGCTGCGTCACACAGCATTTGGGATCACATTTGTCCTCTGTATCTCCTGTGTTCTGGGGAAAACAGTAGTGGTGTTAATGGCCTTCAGGGCTACACTTCCAGGAAGTAATGTCATGAAATGGTTTGGGCCTCTACAGCAGAGACTCAGTGTACTTGCCTTCACTCTCATACAGGTTCTTATCTGTGTACTTTGGTTAACAGTTTCTCCTCCTTTTCCatacaaaaacatgaactactACAAGGAAAAAATCATATTAGAATGTAGTTTGGGCTCAGCTATAGGATTCTGGGCTGTATTGGGGTATATAGGAGTTCTAGCTTTCCTGTGCTTTGTTTTAGCTTTTCTAGCTAGGAAGCTGCCTGATAATTTTAATGAAGCTAAATTCATCACATTCAGCATACTGATattctgtgcagtttggatTACTTTTATTCCAGCTTATGTGAGTTCACCTGGAAAATTCACTGTAGCTGTGGAGATATTTGCTATTCTGGCCTCCAGTTTTGCTCTActattctgtatatttacacctaaatgttatattattctgtttaaacctgaactgaacacaaagaaaaatatgatgGGGAAAACTGCATCTAAATCACTTTGA
- the LOC113652535 gene encoding extracellular calcium-sensing receptor-like, translated as MAKGDNCHILENPTYPLLSKDGDVIIGAVFSIHDGTQMQSLPYIEKPQSLICIRFNLRELRLAQTMTYAIDEINRSNTLLPNISIGYMIYDNCGSRMLSMKAAMALMNGQNMESDDSCSGEAVVQAIIGESESTPTIALTKTTGPFQIPVISHAATCECLSNRKEYPSFFRTIASDYYQSRALAYLAKHFGWSWVGAVNSDNDYGNNGMAIFLKAAKEEGICVEYSEKFDRSDTAKIMKVADIIKKGTAKVIIMFLAHFDMNILIDHLILNNVTGYQMIGVEAWVTAVNLVTPASYNILAGSIGFDVGKLNIANFADYVVNEFWQTVFPCLQMEGNISEIENNCRKYKDMIPFKNYNEDISELRYAKNIYSAVYAIAHSLHSLLRCRENMSCEKGKTIQSWQVIEALKKVNFTTKLGEQVWFDNTGATAAKYDVVNWQRGFNGEVEFKVVGYYDASLPSGQQFVLNTEDIVWAGEKKEKPRSVCSESCPPGTRKAAQKGRPVCCYDCIPCAEGEISNQTDSNNCELCPGEYWSNAVRDKCVLKVIEFLSFTEVMGIILVFFSLAGAALTVLVAVLFLIEKDTPIVKANNSELSFLLLFSLTLCFLCSLTFIGQPSQWSCMLRHTAFGITFVLCISCVLGKTVVVLMAFRATLPGSNVMKWFGPLQQRLSVLTFTLIQVLICVLWLTVSPPFPYKNMNYYKEKIILECSLGSAIGFWAVLGYIGVLAFLCFVLAFLARKLPDNFNEAKFITFSILIFCAVWLTFIPAYVSSPGKFTVAVEIFAILASSFALLFCIFTPKCYIILFKPELNTKKNMMGKSTSKSL; from the exons ATGGCAAAGGGAGACAATTGCCATATCCTGGAAAACCCAACTTATCCTCTGCTATCTAAAGATGGAGATGTAATAATTGGAGCTGTCTTTTCAATACATGATGGTACACAGATGCAGTCACTGCCATATATTGAAAAACCTCAATCTTTAATCTGCATTAG aTTTAACCTAAGAGAATTGCGCCTTGCTCAGACCATGACTTATGCAATTGATGAAATCAATAGAAGCAACACCCTGCTCCCAAATATCTCAATTGGTTACATGATTTATGACAACTGTGGTTCAAGAATGTTATCTATGAAAGCAGCCATGGCTTTGATGAATGGTCAAAACATGGAATCAGATGATTCCTGCTCTGGAGAAGCAGTAGTACAAGCCATCATCGGAGAGTCAGAATCTACTCCTACTATAGCACTTACAAAAACTACAGGACCTTTTCAGATCCCAGTG aTAAGTCATGCTGCCACATGTGAATGTCTAAGCAACAGAAAAGAGTATCCATCTTTCTTTAGGACCATAGCAAGTGATTACTATCAGAGTAGAGCTCTGGCATATTTGGCCAAGCACTTTGGCTGGTCTTGGGTGGGAGCTGTGAACAGTGATAATGATTATGGGAACAATGGAATGGCTATTTTTCTGAAAGCAGCCAAAGAGGAGGGAATATGTGTTGAGTACTCTGAGAAGTTTGACCGGTCAGACACTGCCAAAATCATGAAAGTGGCCGATATTATTAAGAAAGGCACAGCCAAAGTAATTATCATGTTTCTCGCCCATTTTGATATGAACATTCTAATAGATCACCTAATTCTAAACAACGTCACTGGCTACCAGATGATTGGTGTTGAGGCATGGGTTACTGCTGTTAATCTGGTCACACCAGCAAGTTACAACATATTGGCTGGATCCATTGGTTTTGATGTGGGAAAATTAAACATTGCTAATTTTGCTGATTATGTTGTAAACGAATTTTGGCAAACAGTTTTCCCTTGCTTGCAAATGGAGggaaacatttctgaaattGAAAACAACTGCAGAAAATATAAAGATATGATTCCGTTTAAAAACTACAATGAAGACATATCAGAATTAAGatatgcaaaaaatatatacagtgcaGTTTATGCTATAGCACATTCTCTACACAGCCTGTTGAGATGCAGAGAAAACATGAGTTGTGAGAAAGGCAAGACAATACAATCATGGCAG GTTATTGAAGCTCTAAAAAAGGTTAACTTTACCACCAAATTAGGTGAACAGGTGTGGTTCGACAACACTGGGGCAACGGCTGCAAAGTATGATGTGGTGAACTGGCAACGAGGGTTTAATGGAGAAGTGGAGTTTAAGGTTGTGGGCTATTACGATGCCTCACTGCCAAGTGGACAACAGTTTGTGCTAAACACTGAAGATATAGTATGggctggagaaaaaaaagag AAGCCGAGGTCTGTGTGCAGTGAGAGCTGTCCTCCAGGAACCAGGAAAGCTGCACAGAAAGGAAGGCCTGTCTGCTGCTATGACTGTATACCATGTGCAGAAGGAGAGATCAGTAACCAGACAG ATTCAAATAACTGTGAGCTGTGTCCAGGAGAATATTGGTCTAATGCTGTGAgagataaatgtgtgttaaaGGTCATAGAGTTTCTTTCATTTACAGAGGTCATGGGAATAATActggtatttttttctttggctGGAGCTGCACTTACTGTGCTAGTagctgttttgtttcttatagAAAAAGACACTCCCATTGTTAAAGCCAACAACTCTGAGCTGAGCTTCctgctgctcttctctctgactctgtgcttcCTATGTTCACTTACTTTCATCGGTCAGCCCTCTCAGTGGTCCTGTATGCTGCGTCACACAGCGTTTGGGATCACCTTTGTCCTCTGTATCTCCTGTGTTCTGGGGAAAACAGTAGTGGTGTTAATGGCCTTCAGGGCTACACTTCCAGGAAGTAATGTCATGAAATGGTTTGGGCCTCTACAGCAGAGACTCAGTGTCCTCACCTTCACTCTCATACAGGTTCTTATCTGTGTCCTTTGGTTAACAGTTTCTCCTCCTTTCCCatacaaaaacatgaactactACAAGGAAAAGATCATATTAGAATGTAGCTTGGGCTCAGCTATAGGTTTCTGGGCTGTGTTGGGGTATATAGGAGTTCTAGctttcctgtgttttgttttagcttTTCTAGCTAGGAAGCTGCCTGATAATTTTAATGAAGCTAAATTCATCACATTCAGC